The stretch of DNA CCATCTCTGGAAAGGCTCCTGCATATACAGGAATTCCGCCGATGTCTATCGGCTGGATTGACTTAAGGGAGCTGTCCATATATCTCTTTAATGCTGCATCTGCCTGTTCTTTAGAGATTTTCAAGTTCTCCACACTGCTGATAACATTTCCTTTCTGTGCTCCTGTCAGTGTTACAAGTTTCATGAACTGGGCAGATCTTTCAGCTGCTTCCTGCTTAGCTGCATTTCCTATCATAAATTCAATTTCCCAGTCTCCTTCTGGTTTTGCAGAATTTATCTTTGAAATTATGAGAAAATCCACTTCGGAAGTGGATTTTACATGGATTCCTGAACATGCGGAGGCATCCACATTTCCTATCCTGACAACTCTGACCTCATCATCTGTGATTCTTTCTCTCTTTATCCTGATCTCATCCAGCTGAGGGTCTTCTTTTGATACGATCTGCTCTGTAATCTCCAGATCATCTTCAATCCATCCGAGGACCTGTTCCTGTGCTTTCAGAGCCATATCCCAGTCGACATCGCCTCTGACAATCAGATATTTTTTATCTTCGGAAATTGAGATTTTGACAAGCTCCAGTTCCTCATTCAGGCGCTTGAGCGAGGAAAACAACATATG from Candidatus Methanomassiliicoccus intestinalis Issoire-Mx1 encodes:
- a CDS encoding serine-tRNA(Ala) deacylase AlaX, with translation MKTELYHREPYAVEFSAKVTESREDEIVLDQTLFYPGGGGQEHDKGSINDLKVKEVVKENGKIIHKVPGHMLREGDEVKGKIAWKRRYELMKGHTGEHMLFSSLKRLNEELELVKISISEDKKYLIVRGDVDWDMALKAQEQVLGWIEDDLEITEQIVSKEDPQLDEIRIKRERITDDEVRVVRIGNVDASACSGIHVKSTSEVDFLIISKINSAKPEGDWEIEFMIGNAAKQEAAERSAQFMKLVTLTGAQKGNVISSVENLKISKEQADAALKRYMDSSLKSIQPIDIGGIPVYAGAFPEMDKKICTDYVNLAVKEKCICIIGSGIERYSLTIACGSDIDIDCVKILNEVLAEDGGRGGGKPNFASGGASGGCGADIAVEKATKIIQMSLT